One Bacillus amyloliquefaciens DSM 7 = ATCC 23350 DNA window includes the following coding sequences:
- a CDS encoding ABC transporter permease, with product MDYLSLLLTSVFVIIALFLSKSFKAGVEKDMIVATVRAVIQLLIIGYVLSLIFHGDHPVFIILMVLLMLTAASHNVAKRKKMRIGSFWRVFLTLAIVEIVTQGILLTLHIIPFTSRYMIPISGMVIGNSMVLSSLFLNRLSSEAELRKEEIQLILSLGGTPKQAVRHMLTSSMKLSMIPTLESQKTLGLVQLPGMMTGQILAGADPIQAVRFQLLIVFTTMASALLTCIILSALTYPSLFTEHWQLKKFSREA from the coding sequence ATGGATTATCTTTCTCTGTTATTGACAAGTGTATTTGTCATTATCGCTTTATTCCTATCTAAATCTTTTAAAGCCGGCGTAGAAAAAGATATGATCGTGGCAACTGTCAGAGCCGTCATTCAGCTTCTCATCATCGGCTATGTGCTGTCGCTGATTTTTCACGGTGATCATCCGGTGTTTATCATATTAATGGTGCTTCTCATGCTCACGGCCGCTTCGCACAATGTCGCCAAACGGAAAAAAATGCGCATCGGCTCATTTTGGCGCGTTTTTTTGACACTGGCTATTGTGGAAATCGTGACGCAGGGAATTTTACTGACCCTTCACATCATTCCGTTTACTTCAAGATATATGATTCCGATAAGCGGCATGGTCATCGGAAACTCCATGGTGCTCTCAAGCCTGTTTTTAAACCGGCTCAGTTCGGAAGCGGAGCTGCGGAAAGAAGAAATTCAGCTGATTCTCTCTCTCGGCGGAACGCCAAAGCAGGCGGTCAGGCATATGTTAACGTCGAGTATGAAGCTCAGTATGATACCGACGCTTGAAAGCCAGAAAACATTAGGTCTCGTTCAGCTTCCCGGCATGATGACTGGGCAGATTTTAGCTGGAGCTGATCCGATACAGGCGGTGCGCTTTCAGCTGTTGATTGTTTTTACAACGATGGCCTCCGCTCTTCTTACATGTATCATACTCAGCGCCTTGACATATCCATCCCTTTTCACGGAACATTGGCAATTAAAAAAATTCAGCAGGGAAGCGTAG
- a CDS encoding uroporphyrinogen-III synthase gives MGKGLNGKRIAIGGSRKTEEITRLIEKQGGTAVVRSLQGTVYLAEEQIEPDVRTFAEQKADWVIFTTGIGTETLLSVSEKIGLKEEFLAAVHEANIGCRGYKTYAALKKLGVTPHASDEDGTTRGLIRSLERFELKDKKVMIQLHGEKAPVLTEFLEKNGAEVFPVLPYQHIPPERETVDKMLGELLNGEVDAVCFTTAIQVRSLFDYAKEKGSAKELQQAFETHVLAAAVGKVTAEAIRDEGVNRVLAPDIERMGAMIIELSRYYESLTLS, from the coding sequence ATGGGAAAAGGATTGAACGGAAAACGGATTGCGATCGGCGGTTCGCGGAAAACAGAAGAGATCACGAGATTAATAGAAAAGCAGGGCGGAACGGCAGTTGTCCGTTCCCTCCAAGGAACCGTATACCTGGCGGAGGAACAGATTGAACCCGACGTAAGAACATTTGCTGAGCAAAAAGCCGACTGGGTGATATTCACCACCGGCATCGGTACGGAAACGTTATTGTCAGTATCGGAAAAAATCGGTCTGAAAGAAGAATTTTTAGCGGCCGTTCATGAAGCGAATATCGGCTGCAGGGGCTATAAAACATATGCGGCCTTAAAAAAGCTCGGCGTCACGCCGCATGCTTCAGATGAAGACGGTACGACAAGAGGCCTGATCCGCTCCTTGGAACGGTTTGAATTGAAAGACAAAAAAGTCATGATCCAGCTTCACGGGGAAAAAGCGCCCGTCTTAACGGAATTCCTTGAGAAAAACGGAGCGGAGGTATTCCCTGTTCTGCCTTATCAGCATATTCCGCCTGAAAGGGAGACGGTCGATAAAATGCTGGGAGAGCTGTTAAACGGCGAGGTCGACGCCGTATGTTTTACGACTGCCATTCAAGTGCGTTCTCTCTTTGATTATGCAAAAGAAAAAGGGTCTGCAAAAGAATTGCAGCAAGCATTCGAAACACATGTACTTGCCGCCGCAGTCGGCAAAGTGACGGCTGAAGCGATCCGGGATGAAGGGGTGAATAGAGTCCTTGCTCCGGACATCGAGCGGATGGGAGCGATGATTATCGAGTTATCCCGTTACTATGAATCTCTGACCTTATCATAA
- a CDS encoding macrolide family glycosyltransferase: MKQTHIAIINVAAHGHVNPTLPVAEELVNRGHRVTFATTEDFEASVAKTGAIPVLYRTSFKADPETIKERVNKNDAFVMFLEEAAEVLPQLEELYKDDLPDIVLFDFLALAGKLFADSCGIPAVKFCPSYAMNEYFQLGRDEETLEAAKQAIEEYQEQIENEQLKRMTMEEFFMPEKLNIVFMPRAFQPKQETFDERFCFAGPSLGERTNTGSLEIDAADDRPLMLISLGTAFNAWPEFYQMCIDAFRDSDWRVIMSVGTTIDPESFSDVPDHFIIRQHVPQLDVLEKAKLFISHGGMNSTMEAMNAGVPLVVVPQMHEQEVTAKRVDELGLGVHLPPKEVTAARLQKDVQKVYGDKNILSRVKSMQQKIEETGGAKQAVCAIEEFLKEAAVEH; encoded by the coding sequence ATGAAACAAACACATATCGCCATTATTAATGTAGCCGCTCACGGCCATGTCAATCCCACGCTGCCCGTCGCCGAAGAACTTGTCAATCGCGGGCACAGAGTGACATTCGCTACAACTGAGGACTTCGAGGCCTCCGTTGCCAAAACGGGTGCCATTCCCGTTTTATACCGCACAAGCTTTAAGGCAGATCCGGAGACGATAAAAGAACGGGTGAATAAAAATGACGCGTTTGTGATGTTTCTGGAAGAAGCGGCAGAAGTGCTTCCGCAGCTGGAAGAGCTGTACAAAGACGACCTTCCTGATATCGTCCTGTTTGATTTTTTAGCTCTTGCCGGGAAATTGTTTGCGGACAGTTGCGGCATCCCGGCCGTGAAGTTCTGCCCGAGCTATGCAATGAATGAGTATTTTCAATTAGGAAGAGACGAAGAAACACTGGAAGCGGCAAAACAGGCGATAGAAGAATACCAGGAGCAAATTGAAAATGAACAGCTCAAACGGATGACAATGGAAGAATTTTTCATGCCTGAAAAACTGAATATTGTCTTTATGCCAAGGGCCTTTCAGCCGAAACAGGAAACCTTTGATGAACGGTTCTGTTTTGCCGGTCCGTCCCTGGGGGAACGCACAAATACGGGAAGTCTGGAAATTGATGCAGCCGATGACCGTCCGCTTATGCTCATCTCACTGGGAACGGCGTTTAACGCCTGGCCCGAATTTTACCAGATGTGTATCGATGCGTTTCGGGACTCAGATTGGCGGGTCATTATGTCAGTCGGCACAACAATTGATCCGGAAAGTTTTTCGGATGTGCCTGATCACTTTATCATCCGCCAGCACGTTCCGCAGCTTGATGTGCTGGAGAAAGCAAAGCTGTTCATATCTCACGGCGGGATGAACAGTACAATGGAGGCGATGAATGCGGGTGTCCCGCTCGTTGTCGTTCCGCAAATGCACGAACAAGAGGTCACCGCAAAACGTGTCGATGAATTGGGGCTTGGCGTGCATCTGCCGCCGAAGGAAGTCACTGCGGCGCGTCTGCAAAAAGACGTTCAGAAAGTATACGGCGATAAAAACATCCTCAGCCGCGTGAAAAGCATGCAGCAGAAAATAGAAGAAACAGGCGGCGCCAAACAGGCTGTTTGTGCCATTGAAGAATTTTTGAAAGAGGCGGCCGTCGAACATTGA
- a CDS encoding cytochrome P450 — MSNLRSPRQAIQRTLMKGKDGLDVYNPFPWYEKMRRESPIQFDEETKVWSVFLYDDAKKVISDKETFSSLMSDMKSSIAKSMLNMDPPKHTQIRSAVNRAFTPRVLKEWEPRIEEITDNLLKQAKNKGRIDIVKDLSYPLPVIVISELLGVPSEHMDQFKKWSDILVSMPKDASPEEAEKNQKERDQCETELAAFFAEIIDSKRKQPGQDIISILIKEEEEGEKLSAEDLIPFCNLLLVAGNETTTNLISNAVYSILETPGLYEELRHDPSLIAQTVEETLRFRAPAPFVRRTVRHDTELCGRRLKSGDIVLCYIASANRDENKFEQADVFDIHRQSNPHLSFGFGVHFCLGAPLARLEAEVALRGIVKAFSHLEPVRVEPIQNSVMYGLDSLEAEINENRGEEKR; from the coding sequence GTGAGTAACCTGAGGAGCCCGAGACAAGCCATCCAAAGAACCCTGATGAAAGGAAAAGACGGCCTGGACGTATACAACCCTTTTCCTTGGTACGAAAAAATGAGACGCGAAAGTCCCATTCAATTTGATGAAGAAACGAAGGTTTGGAGTGTGTTTTTATACGATGATGCCAAAAAAGTCATCAGTGATAAAGAGACTTTCTCAAGCCTTATGTCTGACATGAAAAGCTCAATTGCAAAGTCCATGCTGAATATGGACCCGCCGAAGCATACCCAAATCAGATCTGCCGTCAATCGCGCTTTTACTCCCCGCGTACTGAAGGAATGGGAGCCGAGAATTGAAGAGATTACCGATAATCTGCTGAAACAGGCAAAAAACAAAGGGCGGATTGATATTGTGAAAGATCTCTCCTATCCTTTGCCGGTCATTGTGATTTCTGAATTGTTAGGTGTTCCGTCCGAACATATGGATCAGTTTAAAAAATGGTCGGACATACTCGTCAGCATGCCGAAAGATGCGAGTCCTGAAGAGGCGGAGAAAAATCAGAAGGAACGTGATCAATGTGAGACAGAGCTGGCGGCATTTTTTGCGGAAATAATAGACAGCAAACGAAAACAGCCCGGCCAAGACATTATTTCAATTTTGATAAAAGAGGAAGAAGAGGGAGAGAAGCTCTCGGCCGAAGACCTGATCCCGTTTTGCAACCTGCTTTTAGTGGCGGGAAATGAAACAACGACTAATCTCATTTCAAATGCGGTTTACAGCATATTGGAGACGCCGGGCCTTTATGAAGAACTGAGGCATGATCCTTCTCTCATTGCGCAAACGGTGGAGGAAACGCTTCGTTTTCGGGCTCCCGCTCCATTTGTCAGAAGGACGGTCCGGCACGACACTGAATTGTGCGGACGCCGTTTAAAAAGCGGAGATATCGTTCTCTGCTACATTGCGTCTGCCAACCGTGATGAAAACAAATTTGAGCAGGCAGACGTATTTGATATTCATCGCCAATCAAATCCGCACCTTTCCTTCGGGTTCGGCGTACACTTCTGCTTAGGCGCTCCGCTTGCCAGACTTGAAGCGGAAGTCGCGCTGAGAGGCATTGTAAAGGCCTTTTCACACTTGGAGCCCGTCCGGGTTGAGCCGATCCAAAACAGTGTCATGTACGGGCTGGACTCTTTAGAAGCGGAGATAAACGAAAACAGGGGAGAAGAAAAAAGATGA
- a CDS encoding DUF1641 domain-containing protein: MAKAISNIRKQTVTEEDKRRKDLEEIETALLKNKDAILESLHILEHMNERGVLALLRGLFGQGDKVMDILVKKANTPETANMLKNLLLLTGVLGMLDVKQLEPFIVKLNAGVTKAVEEKDSGKKTGYFDIVRALKDPEINKAVTLLFSFLKGMGADTGGMERNTQPPEDQKHHQKPQTDE; encoded by the coding sequence ATGGCTAAAGCAATCAGCAACATCCGAAAACAGACCGTCACAGAAGAAGACAAACGAAGAAAGGACTTAGAAGAGATCGAGACGGCTCTTTTAAAAAATAAGGACGCGATTTTGGAGTCACTCCATATTCTTGAGCACATGAACGAGCGCGGTGTTTTGGCGCTGCTGCGCGGACTCTTCGGCCAGGGCGACAAAGTAATGGATATCCTGGTGAAAAAAGCGAATACTCCGGAAACGGCCAATATGCTGAAAAATCTCCTGCTGCTGACCGGAGTCCTCGGCATGCTTGATGTAAAACAGCTTGAACCGTTTATCGTCAAACTCAATGCGGGGGTCACAAAGGCTGTCGAGGAGAAAGACAGCGGCAAAAAGACGGGTTATTTTGATATCGTCCGCGCTTTAAAAGACCCGGAAATCAACAAAGCCGTCACTCTGCTGTTTTCTTTCCTTAAGGGCATGGGTGCTGATACGGGCGGTATGGAGAGAAATACGCAGCCTCCTGAAGACCAAAAGCATCATCAAAAACCGCAGACTGATGAGTGA
- a CDS encoding multidrug resistance efflux transporter family protein, with product MKAILIGILASLFFAVTFILNRAMELSGGSWIWSSSLRFLFMVPFLFVIVYAKGKWGPLWHEIRKKPFFWLKWSFTGFVLFYAPITFAAAYGPGWLIAGTWQITIVAGVLLSPFFCETKDSPAGPVLVRQKIPLISLVTSVIILIGAGLIQLQHAGSLSGRTIILSVVPVVIAAFAYPLGNRKMLEQYGGKLDTFQRVLGMTLASLPFWLLIAAFGWHRDGLPSMGQTFQSFIVALSSGVIATVLFFRATDMVRNEPQKLAAVEATQSGEVLFALIGEIVFLSAAFPSLLSFAGLFIIIAGMVMHTFASRQADPKTADQTSADLTGS from the coding sequence ATGAAAGCCATCTTAATCGGAATATTGGCGTCTCTGTTTTTTGCAGTCACATTTATTTTAAACAGGGCGATGGAGCTCTCTGGCGGAAGCTGGATATGGAGCTCTTCCCTGCGTTTTCTTTTTATGGTTCCGTTTTTATTTGTGATCGTTTATGCGAAAGGAAAGTGGGGGCCGCTCTGGCATGAAATCCGGAAAAAACCGTTTTTTTGGCTGAAATGGAGTTTTACCGGCTTCGTGCTTTTTTATGCTCCGATTACCTTTGCGGCGGCATACGGGCCGGGCTGGCTGATCGCCGGCACATGGCAGATTACAATTGTCGCGGGCGTGCTTCTGTCGCCGTTTTTCTGCGAAACAAAAGATTCCCCGGCGGGTCCGGTTCTCGTCAGACAAAAGATTCCGCTTATTTCGCTGGTTACTTCCGTCATCATCCTGATAGGAGCCGGCCTGATACAGCTTCAGCATGCAGGCTCCCTGTCCGGCCGCACGATAATACTCAGTGTTGTGCCGGTGGTCATCGCCGCTTTTGCCTATCCGCTCGGCAACCGTAAAATGCTGGAACAATACGGCGGAAAACTCGATACGTTTCAGCGCGTGCTCGGCATGACGCTCGCCAGCTTACCGTTTTGGCTTTTGATTGCCGCTTTCGGCTGGCACAGAGACGGTCTTCCGTCAATGGGACAGACATTCCAATCCTTTATCGTTGCACTCAGCTCAGGCGTTATAGCAACAGTATTATTTTTCCGCGCCACCGATATGGTGAGGAATGAGCCGCAGAAGCTCGCTGCTGTAGAAGCGACACAATCCGGAGAGGTTCTTTTTGCACTGATCGGCGAGATCGTCTTTTTATCCGCAGCGTTTCCGTCACTTCTTTCGTTTGCCGGACTGTTCATTATTATTGCGGGAATGGTCATGCATACATTCGCTTCCCGGCAGGCTGACCCGAAAACGGCGGATCAAACATCAGCCGATCTCACCGGTTCCTGA
- a CDS encoding cupin domain-containing protein codes for MQKEDIQVLYFEDDGCIPNNPNLPLVIYKAVFNEETVRKAETVLRRHDWSNSWTGGVFPYHHFHSTTHEVLVAVKGKAVLRFGGEQGADAVLETGDAAVIPAGTGHKKLSGSSDFTVIGAYPGGRQYDTKTEKNDRTLKEISRVPLPEYDPFTGKTGPLLKMWGK; via the coding sequence ATGCAGAAAGAGGATATTCAAGTTCTTTATTTTGAAGATGACGGCTGCATTCCGAATAACCCGAATCTTCCGCTTGTCATTTATAAAGCGGTATTTAATGAAGAAACGGTGCGGAAAGCAGAGACGGTTCTCCGCCGGCATGATTGGTCGAACAGCTGGACGGGCGGGGTGTTTCCGTATCACCATTTTCACAGCACCACGCACGAAGTTCTTGTCGCGGTAAAAGGAAAGGCGGTATTGAGGTTCGGCGGAGAACAAGGGGCGGACGCCGTTCTTGAAACGGGAGACGCAGCGGTCATTCCGGCCGGCACCGGACATAAAAAACTGTCAGGCAGTTCTGATTTTACCGTGATCGGCGCTTATCCGGGCGGCCGGCAGTACGATACAAAAACGGAGAAAAATGATAGAACTTTAAAAGAAATCAGCCGTGTCCCGCTCCCGGAATATGACCCCTTTACGGGAAAAACGGGACCGCTTTTAAAAATGTGGGGAAAATGA
- a CDS encoding DUF1641 domain-containing protein, which produces MPETIDQTNASVSQGQRDLIDQLLKPEVQESLTVLVDQLPKLTELVNILTKSYDFAQSVATDEVLKSDTVGALTEILEPVKETAKEVAATAIEAKDRADASNETIGLFGLLRMLKDPQAQKLFRFANSYLEIMNEKQK; this is translated from the coding sequence ATGCCAGAAACAATCGATCAAACAAATGCATCTGTCAGCCAAGGCCAACGCGATCTTATCGATCAGCTGCTAAAACCTGAAGTTCAAGAATCACTGACTGTTTTAGTGGATCAGCTTCCAAAACTGACTGAGTTAGTAAATATTTTAACGAAGTCTTATGATTTTGCACAGTCTGTAGCGACAGACGAAGTATTGAAGAGCGATACAGTGGGTGCGCTTACAGAAATTCTTGAGCCGGTGAAAGAAACAGCGAAAGAAGTCGCAGCTACTGCGATCGAAGCAAAAGACCGCGCGGATGCAAGCAATGAGACAATCGGACTTTTCGGCCTGCTGCGCATGCTGAAAGATCCTCAAGCTCAAAAGCTGTTCCGTTTTGCTAACAGCTATCTTGAAATCATGAACGAAAAACAAAAATAA
- a CDS encoding NAD(P)/FAD-dependent oxidoreductase → MSKHIVILGAGYGGILSALTVRKHYSKDEARVTVVNKFPTHQIITELHRLAAGNVSEQAVAMPLEKLLKGKDVDIKIAEVNSFSVDKKEVALSDGSKLTYDALVVGLGSVTAYFGIPGLEENSMVLKSAADANKVYKHVEDRVREYSKTKNEADATILIGGGGLTGVELVGELADIMPNLTKKYGVDPTEIKLKLVEAGPKILPVLPDDLIERATKSLEKRGVEFLTGLPVTNVEGNVIDLKDGSKVVANTFVWTGGVQGNPLVGESGLEVNRGRATVNDFLQSTSHEDVFVVGDSAVYFAPDGRPYPPTAQIAWQMGELVGYNLFAYLEGKTLETFKPVNSGTLASLGRKDAVAIIGANSTPLKGLPASLMKEASNVRYLTHIKGLFSLAY, encoded by the coding sequence ATGTCAAAACATATTGTCATTTTAGGCGCTGGTTACGGCGGAATTCTTTCTGCTTTAACCGTTCGCAAACATTACAGTAAAGATGAAGCACGCGTAACCGTTGTGAACAAATTCCCGACTCACCAAATTATTACGGAACTGCACCGCCTTGCAGCCGGCAACGTGTCTGAACAGGCTGTTGCTATGCCGCTTGAAAAACTCCTGAAAGGAAAAGACGTTGACATTAAAATCGCAGAAGTCAATTCTTTCTCAGTTGATAAGAAAGAAGTTGCCCTTTCTGACGGTTCTAAGCTGACTTATGACGCGCTTGTTGTCGGTCTTGGTTCAGTTACTGCTTATTTCGGCATTCCTGGACTCGAAGAAAACAGCATGGTGCTGAAATCTGCTGCTGATGCCAACAAAGTATACAAACACGTGGAAGACCGTGTGCGTGAATACTCTAAAACGAAAAACGAAGCTGATGCAACGATTCTTATCGGCGGCGGCGGCTTAACAGGTGTTGAGCTTGTCGGTGAACTTGCTGACATCATGCCGAACCTTACGAAAAAATACGGCGTAGATCCGACAGAAATCAAACTGAAATTAGTTGAAGCAGGTCCGAAAATTCTTCCTGTTCTTCCTGATGATCTTATCGAACGCGCGACAAAAAGTCTTGAAAAACGCGGTGTTGAGTTCTTAACAGGTCTTCCTGTTACAAACGTGGAAGGAAACGTCATTGATCTGAAAGACGGTTCAAAAGTCGTTGCCAACACATTTGTATGGACAGGCGGCGTACAAGGCAACCCGTTAGTCGGTGAATCTGGCCTTGAAGTGAACCGCGGCCGCGCGACTGTGAACGATTTCTTACAATCTACTTCTCATGAAGATGTATTTGTTGTCGGAGACAGCGCTGTATACTTTGCGCCGGACGGCCGTCCGTACCCGCCGACAGCTCAAATCGCTTGGCAGATGGGTGAACTTGTCGGTTACAACCTGTTCGCTTACTTAGAAGGAAAAACGCTTGAAACATTCAAGCCTGTAAACTCTGGTACGCTTGCAAGCCTCGGACGTAAAGACGCGGTTGCCATCATCGGAGCGAACTCTACTCCGCTGAAAGGTCTTCCTGCATCATTAATGAAAGAAGCAAGTAACGTACGTTATTTAACACATATCAAAGGATTATTCAGCCTCGCTTACTAA
- a CDS encoding LacI family DNA-binding transcriptional regulator has protein sequence MVTIKDIAKLANVSHTTVSRALNGSPYIKEHTKQKILELASQLNYTPNVNAKSLAVQKSHTIGLFFTSITNGTSHSFFSDTIKGVNRTISEEYNLFVRAIDDLKSFETITPMRYDGIILMSQSDSDNSFIYHIREKNIPLVVLNRDIDDRSITNILSNDKEGSRQAVDCLIANGHRDIAIIEGKEGFRSTAQRKEGYLTALIDHSIPIKHEYSVKGRYDMESGSQAMEKLLALQSPPTAVFCSNDDMAIGAMNAIFAKGLNVPEDISVIGFDDIGISQYMTPRLSTVKRPVEKISILGAEKILALIADPNTAAEKMYENTEVMIRDSIKKLT, from the coding sequence ATGGTAACCATAAAAGATATCGCAAAACTCGCCAACGTATCCCACACAACCGTATCCCGGGCACTTAACGGCAGCCCCTACATTAAAGAGCATACAAAACAGAAAATATTAGAGCTCGCTTCACAGCTGAATTACACACCGAATGTAAATGCAAAAAGTCTTGCCGTGCAAAAGTCCCATACGATCGGACTGTTTTTTACAAGCATCACAAACGGAACCTCACACAGCTTTTTTTCCGATACCATCAAAGGTGTAAACCGCACAATCAGTGAGGAATACAATTTGTTCGTGCGCGCGATTGACGATCTGAAAAGCTTTGAAACCATTACGCCCATGAGGTACGACGGAATCATCTTAATGAGCCAAAGCGACAGCGATAACTCCTTTATTTATCATATCCGCGAGAAAAACATCCCGCTCGTTGTGCTAAACCGGGACATTGACGACCGGAGCATCACCAATATTTTATCAAACGATAAAGAAGGTTCCAGACAAGCGGTCGACTGTCTGATTGCAAACGGACACAGAGATATCGCGATTATTGAGGGGAAGGAAGGATTCAGGTCAACCGCACAGCGGAAAGAAGGCTATTTGACGGCTTTAATTGATCATTCAATTCCGATTAAGCATGAATACAGTGTAAAAGGCCGCTATGATATGGAAAGCGGCAGTCAGGCGATGGAAAAACTATTAGCGCTTCAATCACCGCCCACGGCTGTTTTCTGTTCAAATGATGATATGGCGATCGGTGCGATGAATGCTATTTTCGCCAAAGGCCTGAACGTTCCGGAAGACATATCCGTTATCGGATTTGATGACATCGGCATTTCCCAATACATGACGCCGAGGCTTTCGACAGTAAAACGCCCGGTTGAAAAAATCAGCATACTCGGCGCAGAGAAGATTTTAGCGCTTATCGCCGACCCGAATACAGCGGCGGAAAAAATGTATGAAAACACCGAGGTGATGATCAGAGATTCAATCAAAAAACTCACATAA